The following coding sequences are from one Bacillus sp. 2205SS5-2 window:
- a CDS encoding twin-arginine translocase TatA/TatE family subunit, producing the protein MPGPGSLVAIAVVALLIFGPKKLPELGKAMGSTLREFKNATKGLADDEDKDKNDAK; encoded by the coding sequence ATGCCAGGTCCAGGTAGTCTTGTAGCAATAGCAGTAGTTGCACTATTAATTTTCGGTCCCAAAAAGTTACCAGAACTAGGGAAAGCAATGGGAAGTACGTTGCGCGAATTCAAAAATGCCACAAAAGGCTTAGCGGATGACGAAGACAAAGACAAAAAT